A genomic region of Miscanthus floridulus cultivar M001 chromosome 3, ASM1932011v1, whole genome shotgun sequence contains the following coding sequences:
- the LOC136541720 gene encoding E3 ubiquitin-protein ligase At1g12760-like isoform X1, which yields MASTSPRRSSGGDPPSPSTPLISSPTSPASGPSGGGPLGRLTSLRGAARFIRRTGSRRLMREPSVAVRETAAEHLEERQTDWAYSKPVVVLDMLWNLAFVAVAAAVLAASTGESPAVPLRVWIAGYVLQCLLHILCVTVEYRRRRRDADQEGAGNDDFKLSIVKHLESANTMFSFIWWIVGFYWVSAGGQALSHDAPQLYWLSIVFLAFDVFFVVFCVALACVIGIAVCCCLPCIIAILYAVTDQQEGASEDDINNLSKFKFWTMSDADKLAAGIAAPVGGVMTECGTNPPVEHILSAEDAECCICLCPYEDGVELRELPCNHHFHCSCIDKWLHINATCPLCKLNIVKSNLDREEV from the exons ATGGCGTCGACCTCTCCGCGCCGCTCCTCCGGCGGGGACCCACCTTCCCCGTCCACGCCGCTCATCTCCTCGCCGACCTCCCCGGCGTCCGGCCCCTCCGGCGGCGGCCCGCTGGGGCGGCTCACGAGCCTCCGCGGCGCGGCGCGGTTCATCCGCCGCACGGGGAGCCGGCGCCTGATGAGGGAGCCCTCCGTGGCGGTGCGGGAGACGGCCGCCGAGCACCTCGAGGAGCGCCAGACCGACTGGGCCTACTCCAAGCCCGTCGTCGTGCTCGACATGCTCTGGAACCTCGccttcgtcgccgtcgccgcggcCGTCCTCGCCGCGTCGACGGGCGAGAGCCCCGCCGTGCCGCTCCGCGTCTGGATCGCGGGCTACGTGCTCCAGTGCCTCCTCCACATCCTCTGCGTCACCGTCGAGTACAGGCGCCGACGCAGGGACGCGGACCAGGAGGGCGCGGGTAATGACGATTTCAAGCTCAG TATTGTGAAGCACTTGGAGTCTGCAAACACGATGTTTTCGTTCATATGGTGGATCGTTGGGTTCTATTGGGTGTCTGCAGGTGGTCAAGCTTTATCACATGATGCTCCTCAGCTTTATTG GCTGTCAATTGTTTTTCTGGCATTTGATGTTTTCTTTGTGGTCTTCTGTGTTGCCTTGGCTTGTGTGATTGGAATCGCTGTTTGTTGCTGCCTTCCCTGCATTATTGCTATCTTATATGCTGTAACTGATCAG CAGGAGGGAGCATCTGAAGATGACATAAACAACCTTTCCAAATTCAAattttggacaatgagtgatgcaGACAAGCTAGCTGCCGGCATTGCAGCACCTGTGGGTGGAGTGATGACAGAGTGTGGTACCAATCCTCCTGTCGAACATATTCTTTCAGCTGAGGATGCA GAGTGCTGTATCTGCCTATGCCCATATGAAGATGGTGTGGAACTGCGTGAGCTCCCTTGCAACCACCATTTTCACTGCAGCTGCATAGACAAGTGGCTTCACATAAATGCTACATGCCCATTGTGCAAGTTAAACATCGTCAAGAGCAATCTCGACAGAGAAGAGGTCtag
- the LOC136541720 gene encoding E3 ubiquitin-protein ligase At1g12760-like isoform X2: MASTSPRRSSGGDPPSPSTPLISSPTSPASGPSGGGPLGRLTSLRGAARFIRRTGSRRLMREPSVAVRETAAEHLEERQTDWAYSKPVVVLDMLWNLAFVAVAAAVLAASTGESPAVPLRVWIAGYVLQCLLHILCVTVEYRRRRRDADQEGAGNDDFKLSIVKHLESANTMFSFIWWIVGFYWVSAGGQALSHDAPQLYWLSIVFLAFDVFFVVFCVALACVIGIAVCCCLPCIIAILYAVTDQEGASEDDINNLSKFKFWTMSDADKLAAGIAAPVGGVMTECGTNPPVEHILSAEDAECCICLCPYEDGVELRELPCNHHFHCSCIDKWLHINATCPLCKLNIVKSNLDREEV, translated from the exons ATGGCGTCGACCTCTCCGCGCCGCTCCTCCGGCGGGGACCCACCTTCCCCGTCCACGCCGCTCATCTCCTCGCCGACCTCCCCGGCGTCCGGCCCCTCCGGCGGCGGCCCGCTGGGGCGGCTCACGAGCCTCCGCGGCGCGGCGCGGTTCATCCGCCGCACGGGGAGCCGGCGCCTGATGAGGGAGCCCTCCGTGGCGGTGCGGGAGACGGCCGCCGAGCACCTCGAGGAGCGCCAGACCGACTGGGCCTACTCCAAGCCCGTCGTCGTGCTCGACATGCTCTGGAACCTCGccttcgtcgccgtcgccgcggcCGTCCTCGCCGCGTCGACGGGCGAGAGCCCCGCCGTGCCGCTCCGCGTCTGGATCGCGGGCTACGTGCTCCAGTGCCTCCTCCACATCCTCTGCGTCACCGTCGAGTACAGGCGCCGACGCAGGGACGCGGACCAGGAGGGCGCGGGTAATGACGATTTCAAGCTCAG TATTGTGAAGCACTTGGAGTCTGCAAACACGATGTTTTCGTTCATATGGTGGATCGTTGGGTTCTATTGGGTGTCTGCAGGTGGTCAAGCTTTATCACATGATGCTCCTCAGCTTTATTG GCTGTCAATTGTTTTTCTGGCATTTGATGTTTTCTTTGTGGTCTTCTGTGTTGCCTTGGCTTGTGTGATTGGAATCGCTGTTTGTTGCTGCCTTCCCTGCATTATTGCTATCTTATATGCTGTAACTGATCAG GAGGGAGCATCTGAAGATGACATAAACAACCTTTCCAAATTCAAattttggacaatgagtgatgcaGACAAGCTAGCTGCCGGCATTGCAGCACCTGTGGGTGGAGTGATGACAGAGTGTGGTACCAATCCTCCTGTCGAACATATTCTTTCAGCTGAGGATGCA GAGTGCTGTATCTGCCTATGCCCATATGAAGATGGTGTGGAACTGCGTGAGCTCCCTTGCAACCACCATTTTCACTGCAGCTGCATAGACAAGTGGCTTCACATAAATGCTACATGCCCATTGTGCAAGTTAAACATCGTCAAGAGCAATCTCGACAGAGAAGAGGTCtag